From Sphingopyxis sp. USTB-05, the proteins below share one genomic window:
- a CDS encoding DUF1003 domain-containing protein, whose translation MHDKTTTADLSLRLLGRPLDELDADELRVLDAIAERRLISRDAADLDDAEASFGARLSDRVAAVGGSWGFIIAFTAVLLGWMLLNSDVLARWGMAFDPYPFIFLNLMLSTLAAIQAPIIMMSQNRASAKDRIAAGLDYEINLRAELEIMRLHEKLDQMRIHELAGKVDALCERMEVKG comes from the coding sequence ATGCACGATAAAACGACGACCGCAGACCTGTCGCTTCGCCTGCTTGGGCGGCCGCTCGACGAACTCGACGCCGACGAGCTTCGGGTACTCGATGCGATTGCCGAGCGGCGACTGATCAGCCGCGACGCTGCCGACCTGGATGATGCCGAGGCGAGCTTCGGCGCGCGCCTGTCCGATCGTGTCGCTGCGGTGGGCGGTTCATGGGGTTTCATCATCGCCTTCACCGCAGTGCTGCTCGGCTGGATGCTGCTCAATTCGGACGTGCTTGCCCGCTGGGGGATGGCGTTCGATCCCTATCCCTTCATTTTTCTAAACCTGATGCTCTCGACGCTCGCGGCGATCCAGGCGCCGATCATCATGATGAGCCAGAACCGCGCGTCGGCGAAGGATCGAATCGCGGCAGGGCTCGATTACGAGATCAACCTGCGCGCGGAGCTGGAGATCATGCGGCTGCACGAGAAGCTCGATCAGATGCGGATTCACGAGTTGGCCGGAAAGGTCGATGCGCTGTGCGAGCGGATGGAGGTTAAGGGTTAA
- a CDS encoding NnrU family protein — protein MQPMSLLIVTGVLFVGSHLALSHPLRDGLAGRLGERGFQIVYSVVAIATFILLVQAWRGMPAEPPLWAVDDPLWMLASLIVLLASILFMGSLIGNPAMPAPGAAKAAQAAPRGVFAITRHPMMWGFTLWAFAHALVMPTPGQIILSAIIIFLALVGSAGQDAKKARLMGDAWRGWASRTSFLPYARQIGGAAPWGDTIPRPHALFGGIVLWLVATWAHGALGYMVAGIWRWMG, from the coding sequence ATGCAGCCCATGTCGCTTTTGATCGTCACCGGCGTGTTGTTCGTCGGCTCGCATCTTGCCTTGTCGCATCCCTTGCGCGACGGGCTCGCGGGCCGACTGGGCGAGCGCGGGTTCCAGATCGTCTATTCGGTCGTCGCGATCGCGACTTTCATCCTGCTGGTGCAGGCGTGGCGCGGAATGCCCGCCGAGCCGCCCTTATGGGCGGTCGACGATCCGCTCTGGATGCTGGCCTCGCTGATCGTGCTGCTTGCGAGCATATTGTTCATGGGGTCGCTGATCGGCAACCCCGCGATGCCGGCGCCGGGCGCCGCGAAGGCAGCGCAAGCTGCGCCGCGCGGGGTGTTTGCGATCACGCGGCATCCGATGATGTGGGGCTTCACGCTGTGGGCCTTTGCCCATGCGCTGGTGATGCCGACGCCTGGCCAGATCATTCTGTCGGCGATCATCATCTTCCTCGCGCTCGTCGGTTCGGCGGGGCAGGATGCAAAGAAGGCAAGGCTGATGGGCGATGCCTGGCGCGGCTGGGCATCGCGGACAAGCTTTCTGCCCTATGCGCGGCAGATCGGCGGGGCGGCGCCATGGGGCGACACGATTCCGCGGCCGCACGCGCTGTTCGGTGGAATAGTGCTTTGGCTTGTCGCGACATGGGCACATGGCGCGCTTGGATATATGGTGGCCGGAATCTGGCGCTGGATGGGTTGA
- a CDS encoding amidohydrolase family protein translates to MIRALLLSAAALIAVPAAAQDVAIVNAKLVIGDGSAPIEGGTVVVRGGKVVAAGAGVAVPAGVERVDAQGRYVTPGIVAAFSRVGLTEVDAVTGTNDRSAPRTRFSAGLDIAPALNPMGSPVAVNRASGVTRAIVAPGGSSNLFAGQGAVVDLADDMDMVTKPRALQYVAFGEDGSAKAGGSRAATFLLFREQLLAARSYARNPASLAEWGNDAMIQRADADALVRVIDGTTPLFVRVDRAADIVNVIKLRQEFPALKLVLVGVTEGWLVAREIAAAKVPVLVSPLTDLPGTFEQLGATQSNAGRLKAAGVDVSVGVFDDDDAHKMGYATQYAGNLVGLARVPGASGMTWDQAFASISSVPARAVGMEGSIGSLRPGRAGDVVIWDNDPLELGSRPTAVWIDGKAQSLTTRQDRLRDRYRTPQEGALPKAYDR, encoded by the coding sequence ATGATCCGCGCGCTTCTTCTTTCCGCCGCGGCACTGATCGCCGTTCCGGCCGCGGCGCAGGATGTCGCGATCGTCAATGCCAAGCTCGTCATCGGCGACGGCAGCGCGCCCATCGAGGGCGGCACCGTCGTCGTGCGCGGCGGCAAGGTCGTCGCCGCGGGCGCGGGTGTTGCCGTGCCCGCTGGCGTCGAGCGCGTCGACGCGCAGGGGCGTTATGTGACTCCGGGTATCGTCGCGGCGTTCAGCCGCGTCGGGCTGACCGAGGTCGATGCCGTCACCGGCACCAACGACCGGTCGGCGCCGCGCACGCGCTTTTCGGCGGGGCTCGACATCGCGCCAGCGCTGAATCCGATGGGATCTCCCGTCGCGGTGAACCGCGCGTCGGGCGTGACCCGCGCGATCGTCGCGCCGGGCGGCAGCAGCAATCTGTTCGCGGGCCAAGGCGCGGTCGTCGACCTGGCCGACGATATGGACATGGTGACGAAGCCGCGTGCGCTGCAATATGTCGCGTTCGGTGAGGATGGTTCGGCGAAGGCCGGCGGCAGTCGGGCGGCAACCTTCCTGCTGTTCCGCGAGCAATTGCTGGCGGCGCGCAGCTATGCCCGCAATCCCGCGTCGCTCGCCGAATGGGGAAATGACGCGATGATCCAGCGCGCCGATGCTGATGCGCTGGTGCGCGTGATCGACGGTACGACGCCGCTGTTCGTGCGCGTCGATCGCGCTGCCGATATCGTAAACGTCATCAAGCTCAGGCAGGAGTTTCCGGCATTGAAGCTGGTGCTCGTCGGGGTCACCGAGGGCTGGCTCGTCGCGCGCGAAATCGCGGCGGCAAAGGTGCCGGTGCTCGTCTCGCCGCTCACCGATTTGCCTGGCACTTTCGAACAGCTCGGCGCGACGCAGTCGAACGCGGGCCGGCTCAAGGCTGCGGGCGTCGATGTGTCGGTCGGCGTGTTCGACGACGATGACGCGCACAAGATGGGCTATGCGACGCAATATGCGGGCAATCTCGTCGGCCTTGCGCGCGTACCGGGGGCGAGCGGGATGACGTGGGATCAGGCCTTCGCATCGATCAGCAGCGTTCCCGCGCGGGCTGTCGGTATGGAAGGCAGCATCGGTTCGCTGCGTCCGGGCCGCGCCGGCGACGTCGTGATCTGGGACAACGACCCGCTCGAACTCGGCAGCCGCCCGACGGCGGTCTGGATCGACGGCAAGGCACAGTCGCTGACGACGCGGCAGGATCGTCTGCGCGATCGGTATCGGACGCCGCAGGAAGGGGCGTTGCCCAAGGCTTACGACAGATAA
- a CDS encoding amidohydrolase, translating to MIRGVKGSLLAAVSLALVGCAASGGGDVASASDKPADKPVKFNKDPYPSTYKGYPTRLTVVKGVTIFDGEGGRIDNGSIVMTSGKVDRIGGPDMELPTDADVIDGTGKFLTPGVIDIHSHLGDYPSPGVDAHSDGNEATSPTTPEVWSEHSVWPQDPGFSRALANGGVTALQILPGSANLMGGRSITLKNVPSRTVQGMKFPGAPYGLKMACGENPKRVYGGKGRMPSTRMGNFAVNRATWQKAAAYKKKMDEGKAVDRDLAMETLAGVLSGEILVHNHCYRADEMALVIDMSKEFGYKVSTFHHAVESYKIADILAKEGICSAMWADWWGFKMEAYDSVNENIPLVYKAGACTIVHSDDANQIQRLNQEAAKARASGRRIGIDVSDEQAWTWLSYNPAKALGIADRTGSLKPGKMADVVLWNGNPFSAYTRPEKVWIDGALMFDAKDPKRRPVSDFELGQPGEGDVK from the coding sequence ATGATCCGGGGTGTGAAGGGCAGCCTGCTGGCTGCAGTGTCGCTGGCGCTCGTCGGTTGCGCGGCGAGCGGTGGTGGAGACGTGGCTTCGGCGAGCGACAAGCCCGCCGATAAGCCGGTGAAGTTCAACAAGGATCCCTATCCGTCGACGTACAAGGGATATCCGACCCGCCTGACGGTGGTGAAGGGTGTCACCATCTTTGACGGCGAGGGCGGGCGGATCGACAATGGTTCGATCGTGATGACGAGCGGTAAGGTCGACCGGATCGGTGGGCCCGACATGGAACTGCCGACCGACGCCGACGTCATCGACGGCACGGGCAAGTTCCTCACCCCCGGCGTCATCGACATACACAGCCACCTTGGCGACTATCCTTCACCCGGCGTCGACGCGCATTCGGATGGAAATGAGGCGACGTCGCCGACGACGCCCGAAGTCTGGTCCGAACATAGCGTCTGGCCGCAGGACCCGGGTTTCAGCCGCGCGCTCGCCAATGGCGGCGTGACGGCGCTTCAGATACTTCCGGGCAGCGCGAACCTGATGGGCGGCCGCTCGATCACGCTCAAAAATGTGCCGTCGCGCACGGTGCAGGGGATGAAGTTCCCTGGCGCGCCCTATGGCCTGAAAATGGCGTGTGGTGAGAATCCGAAGCGCGTCTATGGCGGCAAGGGGCGGATGCCCTCGACCCGCATGGGCAATTTCGCGGTGAACCGCGCGACCTGGCAGAAGGCCGCAGCCTATAAGAAGAAGATGGATGAAGGGAAAGCCGTCGACCGCGACCTCGCGATGGAAACGCTCGCGGGCGTGCTGTCGGGCGAAATCCTCGTCCACAATCACTGCTATCGCGCCGACGAGATGGCGCTGGTGATCGATATGTCGAAGGAATTCGGCTACAAGGTGTCGACCTTTCACCATGCGGTCGAAAGCTACAAGATCGCAGATATTCTCGCGAAGGAAGGCATTTGTTCGGCGATGTGGGCCGACTGGTGGGGCTTCAAGATGGAAGCCTATGACAGCGTGAACGAGAATATCCCCCTCGTCTATAAGGCGGGTGCCTGCACGATCGTCCATTCGGACGATGCGAACCAGATCCAGCGTCTGAATCAGGAAGCCGCGAAAGCGCGCGCTTCCGGCCGCCGCATCGGGATCGACGTCAGCGACGAACAGGCGTGGACCTGGCTGTCGTATAACCCGGCGAAGGCGCTCGGTATCGCCGACAGGACCGGCAGCCTGAAGCCGGGCAAGATGGCCGACGTCGTGCTGTGGAACGGCAATCCGTTCAGCGCCTATACGCGGCCAGAAAAAGTTTGGATCGACGGCGCTTTGATGTTCGACGCGAAAGATCCGAAACGGCGTCCGGTGAGCGATTTCGAGCTGGGCCAGCCGGGCGAAGGAGACGTGAAATGA